In Parageobacillus sp. KH3-4, the genomic window TAGCAACAAGCCGCCGATGAACCAAATTGAAATGATGATGGATGTCCAACCCGATTCGGCATGGCCAAGCAATTTGACGGCCAGTGCGTATATGCCGGCGATGCTGCTAAGGAGAAAAGCGAGAAATCCAATGAACGTAATGAAGCGAATCGGCGCGATGCTAAAAGAAGTAACTCCATCAAACGCAAACGCCAGCATTTTTTTAAGCGGATATTTCGATTGCCCAGCAAAACGTTCTTTACGGTCATAAAACACTTCTGTTGACCGAAAGCCAAGCAGCGGCACGATTCCGCGCAAGAAGATGTTTACTTCTGTGTAGCGGCTCAATTCCTCCAGGGCACGCTTGCTCATTAACCGAAAATCGGCGTGATTGTACACTAATTGAACTCCTAATTTTTGCATGAATCGGTAAAACCATTGTGCGGTCGCTCTTTTAAACCATGTATCGGTATCGCGACTGCGCCGCACTCCATAAACGATGTCATAGCCTTCATGATATTTCATGACAAATTCACGGATGGCGGAAACATCGTCTTGCAAATCCGCGTCAATGGAAATGACGCAGTCGGAATCATTTTTTGCCGTTTCCAGTCCAGCGAGCAGCGCTTTTTGGTGGCCAAAGTTGCGAGACAGCTTAATGCCAGTGACAAACGGGTTTCGTTCGCTTTCTTGTTCAATAAGCTCCCATGTACGGTCACGGCTGCCATCATCGACAAACAATATTTTGCTTCCGATCGCGATTAAATGCTCCTCCAATAGATTTTCCAAGGCGTTTGTTAACTGTTTGATCGTTTCCGGCAAAACATCCTCTTCGTTATAACAAGGAACGACGATCGTCAAAATCGGTTTTTGCATCGTTTTCTCCTCCTTTCTTTACTCCACTTCGTATAAATAAATTTTCCAAACGGATTGCGAATCTTCGAACGTTCTTAACAATCGAAGGTGAATTTCCTTTGCGTTCATGATTGGGACGGAAGAGAAAATATAGCGTCCTCCCATCTGCTTAAACACTTTCGTATTGATATCGAAATGATGAATTTTTTTATGTGACGTTTTGCGGAACATGTAGTGTTTACCGAGCTCGGCTGAGAACAGATAGACGCGATTGCCCCAATGATCAAAGTAATCTTTCAGGACAGGGCTTTTATCCAGCTCTTTGGCGATAATTTTGCGAAATTGATGTTTGTAAGACAATGGATAAAAATTGTTATACGTATCGAGGGTGTAAAACCCGTTATATTGCGCAATCGCCGGATGAAGTCCGACGCTGGCGACGCGATAGGAACTTTGTGGTTTGCCGATATATTGTTTGATTTCGTTAAACAAATGTTCCGCGTAAAATTCTTTAAACGAAGGCGTCCCGATGAGGCGGTAGCGAATCTCTTCGTTAAAGCCGCCAAGAATCAATAGTTGCAGCGCCAAGACGACAGGAACAACGCGCCGCCACCGGATTCCCCGTTTCCAAAGAATTTGCAATGCCAACGCAAAATCTAAATAGATGACCATTGGCCGCAAAAAATGAAACCGGGCAAAGTTAAACGTATTTAACAAAGAAAAGCGTTCTTTTAACGGCTGCCATCCTTTGTAAAACCAAAACGCGTACCATGTCGACAAGACAAAATTCAACACAAACAAGAAAAGGAATCGCTTTTCGAGCGTTTCGCTTCGTTTCGCCCAAGCGAAAAAGAAAGCGATCCATAAGATAGGCAGAATGACAAACGTATGCACGGTCATCACATGCGTATGGCCAAGCAAGTAGTTTTTGAACGTAAGCCGCACGCAATGGAAGAAACTGAGCCGCGAAGAAAGAAATTCGTTTCGGCTTGTTGGTTCTTCGCCAAATACGAGCGAATAAACGAGGCGATATTCAATGGCCAAGAAAATGCCTGTCATCAGCGCGATCGCGCTAAAAAACGGCCAGTTCCACCGCTTTTGGACGATGACGTCCCGCAGCCATAGCAGCGCCATTGCGGCAAGAAAGAAGAAAAATCCGAGCACGAAGCTTGCGTAAAACGGCAACAGCACAAGAACAAGCCATTCTTTCCATGTCGCTTCGCCTTTTCGGATCGTTAAAAACGCCCATAGCGCCAGCGGCATGCCGAGGGTGCTCAACATCCCCGACGGCCAAAACGGGGTGAGAGCGAATGCCAATGACGCGCCGACGCGAATGAGATAGGATTCTTTATTTGGAAGGAAATGCCTTTTTAACAATGCGTACATGCCGATAAACGCGAAAACGCGGGTGATCGTCTGGCTAAGCGCGTAAGCGACCATCGAGGGAAACAGCGCATGGAGCCAAACGATGCCGCTGAATTCTGTACCGAACGCGTTGCGCGGAAGCCCGTTAATTACTTGCGGAATCGTCGCGTTAATCGGGCCGAACAGCTCACCACTTCGCGTCAGCACTTTATACCAAGCGATGTTTGAATCCATGTTGTCATGTACCCGGATATGCGCGTCTTCTCCTAGTATATAAAGCGGAGAAAGGTAAACAGCTAAAAGAAGCAAAGCGATCCCGATCGCCGTTCGTTCGTTTCGCTCCATTATTGTTCTCCTCCTTTTTGATGGAGCTTCAGTAAAGCACCGTTCATTATAAATAACGACCATTAAAAAATAATAAAAAATCAATGAAGAAAATGTAAAGGAATTTTGCCCGCAAAAAAACTCCTTTTCTCGAAAAAGAGTAAAGGAGTTTTTTGAAATAATGAGAATTACGGAAACAAACTCATAAAGTGGCCGAGACCGCGGCGTTTCGGTTTTTTCTTGGTTTTTTCCGCTGCGTCCGCTTGTTCTTTATTTGCGTTTTCTTCTAATTTGGCAATGCGCTGTTCGAGTTTATGAAGATGGGAGGCTAATTCTTCGATTTCTTGACGATGCTGGAGAAGCTGAACGGAAACGACATCGTCGGCTTTTTGATCGAGCCTGTGTTCGATGTGCTGGAGGCGGGAGGCAAGCTGATTGTAAACGGTGAATAGCGCTTCAGCGGAGAATTGGTTTGGCGGCTCTTGGCTGTCGCGTTGTTCCAATGCCGCTCCTTGTTCAAATTTTATTTGTTCCAACAGAGAGACCGCTTCGGCGTCGAATACGTAGTGGCCCGCTTCATTTTTCTTGCATGGGATATGATATTTTTTTACCCAGCGCTGAATCGTTTTCGGCGATACTCCAAGGCGTTTCGCGATATTGCTTGTTTTTAATTCCATCTACATGATTCCTCCTTTTCCATCTTGTTTTATATCATTTTCCACCGCGGCGGAAATTCCTTTCTGCTTGACAAAACTAGTGCGGATTCGGCAAAGAAAGTGGTGATGCGGAACAGTTCGGCATCAAGTGGCAAAAGCTGCTGAAAAAAATATGCGTGCGATCATAGGATTTATGACAGCGATTTGGTAGAATAAAAAATAAAGGGTCGCGAATATAACGAGGTGGTGGCGGTATGTCCATATGGGTGTTGGAAGCGCTCCGAGGTGTTTTGCGGCTATTTGTGCAGCCGTTGTTTTACTACGGAATAGTGTTGGCGCTTGCCGCTGGATGGCGGCGTGTAAAACGGGAAAGAAAATATTTTCATATTCGCGTATACAGTCCGTATCATGAAAGCAAGTTTTTTTGGCGAAGCGGCCTCGCTGCTGGGTTGATTTTATCGCTAGCGACTATCGCTGCCGGCGTCGCGTTGCCGCGTGATGCTGTTTCACTCATTGCACTTGTGACGATCGCGTTTGGATTGACGTTGCAAATGCGGCTGCTTTCTCCAGCGTATACGGTGGGAACGACGTTGTTGATTGTTAGTTTTCTAGCAAACGATAAAGAAATTTTCCCGGCTTTGAAACGCTTTTTTCCAGAGCTTGGCGAGACGAATGTGGCGGCGCTCGCGATTTTGCTCGCCTTATTGCTTTTTGTAGAAGCGTGGCTTATTTTACGTAACGGCGCCATCGAAACATCTCCGCAGCTAGCGAAAAGCAAGCGCGGCTTTGTCGTTGGGGAGCACTGGTCACAGCGGCTTTGGTTCGTTCCTGTATTGCTTCCGGTGGCCGGGGAGCTTCCACCGCCATTTTCATGGTGGCCGTTGTTTCCTTGTGACGGGGATTCTTATTCATTGATGCTTGTGCCGTTTTTCATCGGATTTTCCCAGCGCGTACAAGGGACGCTCCCGAAAACTTCGATTCGTTTCGCCGGCCAAAAAATGATGCTGCTCGCATGGATGGTTAGCTTGTTTGCCATAGGCGGATATTGGTATGTGCCGCTTTCAATAGTTGCGGCGGCGCTTGCGTTGATCGGAAGAGAATGGCTTGCTTTCTCCCTGCATCGACAAGACCGCTTGAAGCCTCCGCATTTTTCGAAGCGTGAACATGGGCTTGTCATTTTAGGCATTCTTCCACACTCGAAGGCGGAAAAAATGGGGCTGCAAATTGGCGAAGTGATCACGAAAGTGAACGGGGTGCCGGTAAAAACGGAAACGGAATTTTATGAAGCGTTGCAACGAAACCGGGCATTTTGTAAATTAGAAGTGGTGGACGAAAATGAAGAAGTTCGTTTCGTCCAAGGAGCGTTATATGAAGACGAACATCATGAGCTTGGTCTGTTGTTTGTCAAAGAGCGGGAAAAATGGGCGTTAGAAGCCGTCTAATAAGGGGATTTCGTATGTGGTTTATTATTGCGTTAATTGTGCCATGTTTGCTTGTGCTGTTATTTACTCGCGTTACGTATAATCATTATATTGGGACGTTGTTGACAGTCGCGTTACTCGTCGCTTCCTATTTTAGAGGATACACGGACGAGCTGCATGAAATTTTGGCGGATATCGTATCAACGACGGTTGGGTTTTTGTATGCGGGAAAAATGGTAAAACAGTTAAAAGAATAATCGCACGACATACAGTCATGTTTAATCGCGGCGAACGGCAAAAATGCCGTTCGTTTTTTCATTGGAAGTCGTTTTCTATTTTGGAACGAATATAAGTTCGCTTTTTTATGCATCTTTTTTGCTGATGTGCTACAATGAAAATTAAGATGAAACGAAACAGGAGGTCGAATCGGTGGGAGACCGTTTTGAATTAGTGTCGGCATATAAGCCGCAAGGAGATCAGCCACAAGCGATCGCCAAACTGGTCGAAGGCATTCGCAAAGGCGTAAAGCACCAAACGCTGTTAGGGGCAACGGGGACAGGAAAGACGTTTACGATTTCGAACGTCATTAAAGAAGTAAACAAACCGACGCTTGTGATTGCCCATAATAAAACGTTAGCAGGGCAATTATACAGCGAGTTAAAAGAGTTTTTTCCGAACAATGCAGTTGAATATTTTGTCAGCTACTACGATTATTACCAGCCGGAGGCGTATGTGCCGCAGACGGATACGTATATTGAAAAAGACGCAAAGATTAACGACGAAATTGACAAGCTGCGGCACTCGGCGACATCGGCGCTGTTTGAGCGGCGCGATGTCATTATTGTCGCAAGCGTATCGTGCATTTACGGGTTAGGATCGCCGGAAGAATACCGTGAACTTGTCGTGTCGCTGCGCGTCGGCATGGAAATCGAGCGCAATGTTTTGCTGCGCCGTCTTGTCGATATCCAATATGAACGGAACGACATTGACTTTCAACGCGGAACGTTCCGGGTTCGCGGAGATGTCGTTGAGATTTTTCCTGCTTCTCGGGACGAGCATTGTATTCGCGTTGAATTTTTTGGCGATGAAATTGACCGCATTCGCGAAGTCGACGCGCTGACGGGGGAAATTATCGCGGAACGCGAGCATGTCGCGATTTTTCCGGCTTCCCACTTCGTGACGCGGGAAGAAAAGATGCGCTTAGCGATCGAAAATATTGAAAAAGAGTTAGAAGAGCGGCTGCGCGAATTGCGGGAACAAGGGAAACTGCTAGAGGCGCAGCGGCTTGAGCAGAGGACGCGCTACGATTTAGAGATGATGAGGGAAATGGGCTTTTGTTCGGGAATTGAAAACTATTCCCGCCATTTGGCGTTGCGCCCGCCAGGCTCGACGCCGTATACGCTGCTCGATTATTTTCCTGACGATTTTTTAATCATCGTGGATGAATCGCATGTGACATTGCCGCAACTCCGCGGTATGTACAACGGAGACCGGGCGAGAAAGCAAGTGCTTGTCGACCATGGCTTCCGCTTGCCGTCTGCGCTTGATAACCGTCCGTTAACGTTTGAGGAATTTGAGCAAAAAATCAACCAAATTATTTATGTTTCCGCCACTCCTGGTCCGTACGAGCTCGAACATAGCCCGGAAGTCGTCGAACAAATTATTCGTCCGACGGGGCTGTTGGATCCGACGATTGACGTCCGCCCGATTGAAGGGCAAATCGATGATTTAATCGGGGAAATTCAGGAGCGCGTGAAGCGGAATGAACGGACGCTCGTGACGACGCTGACGAAAAAAATGGCGGAAGATTTAACAGATTACTTGAAAGAAGTCGGCATTAAAGTCGCGTATTTGCATTCGGAAATTAAAACACTCGAGCGCATTGAAATCATTCGCGATTTGCGGCTTGGCAAATACGATGTGCTTGTTGGAATCAACTTGTTGCGGGAAGGGCTGGATATTCCAGAAGTATCGCTTGTCGCCATTTTGGATGCGGATAAAGAGGGATTTTTGCGCTCGGAACGTTCACTGATCCAAACGATCGGCCGCGCTGCAAGAAACGCGAATGGCCATGTCATTATGTACGCCGATACGATTACGAAATCGATGGAAATTGCGATTAATGAAACAAAACGGCGCCGTGCGATTCAAGAGGCGTATAACCGTGAGCACGGCATTGTGCCGCAGACGGTGAAGAAAGAAATCCGCGATGTCATCCGCGCGACGTATGCGGCGGAAGAAAAAGAAACATACGATGCAAAGCCGTCTTACGGCAAAATGACGAAGAAAGAACGGGAAAAGCTGATCGCCGATTTGGAAAAAGAAATGAAAGAGGCGGCAAAGGCGCTCGATTTCGAGCGGGCTGCCCAATTACGCGATATTATTTTCGAGTTAAAAGCGGAAGGATGATTGTGAATATATGGCAACTGATAAAATCATTGTCAAAGGTGCGAGAGCCCATAATTTAAAAAATATCAATGTCGAAATTCCCCGCGACAAGCTTGTTGTGTTGACGGGGCTTTCCGGTTCGGGGAAATCGTCGCTTGCCTTTGATACGATTTATGCGGAAGGACAGCGGCGCTACGTCGAATCACTCTCAGCGTACGCCCGCCAGTTTTTAGGGCAAATGGATAAGCCGGATGTCGATGCGATTGAAGGGCTGTCGCCGGCGATTTCAATCGACCAGAAGACGACGAGCCGCAATCCGCGTTCGACCGTCGGAACGGTCACGGAAATTTACGATTATTTGCGGCTTTTGTTTGCCCGCATCGGCCGCCCGGTTTGTCCGGAGCACGGCATCGAAATTACATCGCAGACGATCGAACAAATGGTCGACCGGCTTCTTGCCTATCCAGAACGAACGAAAATGCAAATTCTCGCTCCCATCGTTTCCGGCCGGAAAGGGACGCATGCGAAGACGCTGGAGGACATTCGCAAACAAGGGTATGTGCGCGTGCGCGTCGACGGGGAAATGCGGGAGCTTACAGAAAATATTGAGCTCGAGAAAAATAAAAAACATTCGATCGAAGTCGTCGTCGACCGGATTATCATCAAAGACGGGATTGCTTCGCGTTTGGCGGATTCGTTAGAGACCGCTTTAAAGCTTGCGGACGGAAAAGTGCTGATTGATGTCATTGGCCAGGAGGAGCTGCTGTTTAGCGAAAAGCATGCGTGCCCGTATTGCGGCTTTTCGATTGGCGAGCTCGAGCCGCGCCTGTTTTCGTTTAACAGCCCGTACGGCGCATGCCCGGATTGTGACGGCCTCGGTGCGACGCTCGAAGTCGATCCTGATTTAGTCATTCCGAACGATGAGCTGACATTGCGCGAGCACGCCATCGCTCCGTGGGAGCCGCAAAGCTCGCAATATTATCCGCAGCTGTTGGAAGCGGTGTGCAACCATTACGGCATTGACATGGATGTGCCAGTAAAAGACTTGCCGAAGGAGCAGCTCGATAAAATTTTATACGGCAGCGGCGGTGAGAAAATTTACTTCCGCTACCAGACCGATTTCGGGCAAATTCGCGAGCAATATATCGTTTTTGAAGGAGTTATTCCGAACGTTGAGCGCCGCTATCGTGAAACGAGTTCTGATTATGTTCGCGAACAAATGGAAAAATATATGGCGCAGCAGCCATGTCCGACGTGCAAAGGAAACCGTTTGAAAAAAGAAAGCCTCGCTGTGCTCGTCGGCGGCAAACATATCGGCGAAGTGACGGCGCTCTCAGTTACGGAGGCGCTTGCGTTTTTCGAAAACTTGCAGCTAAGCGAAAAAGAGCAGAAGATTGCCCATCTCATTTTGCGTGAAATCCGCGAGCGGCTCGGTTTTTTAAAGAATGTCGGGCTCGATTATTTAACACTCAACCGCTCCGCTGGAACGCTTTCGGGCGGAGAAGCGCAGCGCATTCGCCTGGCGACGCAGATCGGCTCGCGCTTGACCGGGGTGCTTTACGTTTTGGACGAGCCGTCGATTGGGCTTCATCAGCGCGATAATGACCGTTTGATCGCGACGTTAAAAAGCATGCGCGATATCGGCAACACGCTTATTGTCGTCGAACATGACGAAGATACGATGCTTGCCGCCGATTATTTAATTGATATCGGGCCGGGCGCGGGCATTCACGGCGGCCGAGTCGTTGCAGCCGGAACGCCGCAAGAAGTGATGAACAACCCGGACTCGCTCACCGGGCAATATTTATCGGGAAAAAAATTCATCCCTATTCCAAGCGAGCGCCGCAAGCCGGATGGACGATGGATTGAGATTGTTGGCGCGAAAGAAAATAACTTAAAAAACGTGTCGGTCAAAATTCCGCTTGGCACGTTTGTCGCGGTCACCGGCGTATCCGGTTCCGGCAAAAGCACGCTCGTCAATGAAATTTTGTATAAGGCGCTTGCGCAAAAACTGCACCGTGCGAAAGAGAAGCCAGGCGAGCATAAAACGATTAAAGGGCTTGAACATTTAGATAAAGTCATTGACATTGACCAATCGCCGATTGGCCGTACGCCTCGCTCCAACCCGGCGACATATACGGGCGTGTTTGATGATATTCGCGAAGTGTTTGCGGCGACGAACGAAGCAAAAGTGCGCGGGTATAAAAAAGGACGCTTCAGTTTTAACGTCAAAGGCGGGCGATGCGAAGCGTGCCATGGCGACGGCATTATTAAAATTGAAATGCACTTTTTGCCTGATGTGTACGTTCCGTGTGAAGTATGCCATGGCAAACGGTATAATCGCGAAACGCTAGAAGTGACATACAAAGGAAAAAATATTGCGGAAGTGCTCGAGATGACGGTGGAAGATGCGCTTGAGTTTTTCGGGAATATCCCGAAAATTAAACGGAAATTACAGACGCTGTATGATGTCGGCTTAGGGTATATGAAGCTTGGGCAGCCGGCAACGACATTGTCGGGCGGAGAAGCGCAACGTGTCAAATTAGCTGCAGAATTGCACCGCCGTTCGACAGGCCGGACGCTCTATATTTTAGACGAGCCGACGACCGGGCTTCACGTCGACGACATTGCCCGCTTATTGAAAGTGTTGCAGCGCTTAGTCGAGAACGGGGATACTGTTCTTGTGATTGAGCACAATCTTGACGTCATTAAAACGGCGGACTACATTATCGATCTTGGGCCAGAAGGCGGCGAACAAGGAGGACAAATCGTGGCAACGGGAACGCCGGAGGAAGTGGCCGAAGCAGAAAATTCGTATACTGGCCGCTATTTAAAACCAATACTGCAACGCGACCGCGAACGAATGCGGGCGTTGTATGAAACGGCAAGGGCATAGCCTTTGCCGTTTTGCTTTTCTCTAATCGTATCTTCTTCATGAAACTTTTCTTGACCGCGGTCGTATATAAAAAACAAAAGGAGGAGTTTTTCGTGAATTCCAACAAAGTGCTCGCATCATTATGTTATTTCAGCATTCTTTTTGCCGGATTTGTTTTTCCGATTATCGTTTATTTTGTGACCGATGATCAAGAAGTGAAAAAACATGCGAAAAAAGCGTTTCTTTCCCATTGCATTCCGGCCGCCACGATTGCATTTTTCATTATTCTAGGCATTTCTATGGGGGTTACGCAGCAATATAACGATATTTCTTTTTTAGTAGGAGGCGGACTTGTATGGATCGGTTTTGCCATAGCGGGAATTGTCAACTTGGTCATTGTGGTTTGGAATATTGTTCAAGGAATCCGGGTATTAAAATGAAATAAATGGAGGGAAGCATCCATGGAAGAGAAAAAACGCATATTAAAAATGGTGCAGGAAGGGAAACTTACAGTAGAAGAGGCGCTTACGCTGCTCGAAAGGTTAGACGAACAAAAAAGCAACACCGGCTTGCTTGATCTGCATCATGCGTCCGAGTCGCATTCGAATGCAAAACAGCATTCCGTAAAAATGGATTCGCTGAAAGAGAAATTGTTTGATTTTTTAGATGCAACCGTAAAAAAAGTGAAAGAATTTGATTTTCCGTTTGCCAATCCGATGGAAGTGAGACATATTTTTCAACAAAACAATGTCGCTTTGCAAGAAATCGATGTGCATATTGCCAACGGAAATATAAAAGTGGTGCCATGGGAACAAGCGGACGTTCGCGTCGAATGTGAAGCGAAAGTTTATCGTCTTGAATCACCGGATGCGGCGCGGCGGTCATTTATAGAAGAGACGTTGTTTTTCGTGCAAAACGGACGTTTCCGCTTTTCCGTCGCGAAACCGTTTATGAAAACAAATGCGACGATCTATGTCCCGCAAGCACGCTATCAAGATGTACATTTTCGCCTTTTTAATGGGAATGTCGATATCGAGCGCCTACACGCAAATGAGCTGCATATTAAAAACGTAAACGGTTCGATCACGCTTCAGCGCCTTTTCGCTGAAAAAGCGGAATTAGAGACGGCAAATGGATCGATTATTCTTGAGCGTAGTGCGGTAGAGGAAGTGGAAGCGGAGACGATCCATGGGGAAATCAAACTGAATGGAAATAACCGTTACGCGCGGCTGCGGACGTTTAGCGGCGGGATTACGTACGCAACGGAAAGAGAAGATGGGGTCATTACCGGAAAAACGGTCACGGGAAATATTGCATTGCGGCTTCCCCGCGATATATGTTTGGAAGGCGAAATGAGAACGAACCTCGGCAGTTTGATCTGTCAGCACCCGAACGTATCACCTGTAGAGGAAAAACAGGAAACTGCGCAAAAAATGATCCGCTTTGCATGTGAAAACCCTTCCAAACAACCGCTTCATATTTATGCGGATTCGAAAGCGGGCTCCGTTTCTCTGCAAATGATGGAAGAAGGGGTATGAGTAAATGGAAGAACATCATGAAAAAGACGGTGATAGTAAATGATTAATTGGTTAATTGGCGTATTTGTGAATACGGTTTTATTGATGGCAATTGACGGATATTTTGATTCCATTCAATTTAGCGGCATTGGCGCCGCTTTTATTGCGAGTATGATTTTATCCATTTTAAACGTTGTCGTGCGTCCCGTTTTAATTTTGTTAACATTGCCTGCGACGATTTTGACGCTCGGATTGTTTTTGTTCGTCATTAATGCTATTACTTTGCTGATGACGGCAGCGTTAATGGGTGACGCCTTTGAAATTGATGGATTCGGCACGGCGCTTCTCGCTTCGATTGTTCTTTCCTTTTTCCATTTGCTCGTTCAAAAAGCGATCATTGAACCGTTGTTACAAAAATAAACGTTTGAGGCGGAACAAGGGCATCCGCCTCTTTTTGTTGGGTGGATGTTTCCCTTTCAATGCGAGAAAGAAAAATGCTAAAATGAAAAAAGACAAGAAAGGAGAGAAATTCCGACATGCCGAAAGTGCGCACAAAAGATATTATCGAAAAGTTCCAGCTGGAATTGGTGAGCGGCGCGGAAGGAATTTACCGTCCGATTACGACGAGCGACTTGTCCCGCCCCGGCATTGAAATGGCGGGCTATTTCGCGTATTATCCGGCCGAACGGATTCAGCTGTTAGGCAGAACGGAGCTTTCGTTTTATGAAACGTTAAGCCCAGAAGAGAAAAAAGTAAGAATGGAGCAGCTCTGTACCGATATTACTCCAGGGATTATCGTATCGCGCGGGCTGGAAGTTCCGCCGGAATTGATGGAAGCTTCTGAGCGGCAATCGGTGCCGGTGATGCGCTCAACGATGAAAACAACACGCCTTGCGAGCCGCTTGACGAACTATTTGGAAAGTAAATTGGCGCCGACCACAGCGGTTCACGGTGTGTTGGTCGATGTTTACGGCGTCGGAGTATTAATCACTGGCAAGAGCGGAGTTGGCAAAAGCGAAACGGCGCTTGAATTAGTAAAACGAGGTCATCGGCTCGTCGCGGACGACTGTGTCGAAATTCGCCAAGAAGATGAAGGAATGCTCGTTGGCAGCGCGCCAGAGTTGATTGAACATTTACTGGAAATCCGCGGGTTAGGCATTATTAATATGATGACATTGTTTGGCGCCGGAGCGGTGCGGACGCATAAACGCATTTCGTTAGTGATCGATTTGGAACTTTGGGATCCGAATAAACAATACGATCGTCTCGGGTTGGAAGAAGAAAAAGTAAAAATTCTTGACACAGAATTGCCGAAATTGACGATACCGGTGCGACCGGGACGAAATCTGGCTGTGATTGTCGAAGTGGCCGCAATGAATTTCCGCTTGAAACGAATGGGGGTAAACGCGGCGGAGGAGTTTTCCGCGCGCTTGACCGATGCGATTGAAGATGG contains:
- a CDS encoding phage holin family protein yields the protein MINWLIGVFVNTVLLMAIDGYFDSIQFSGIGAAFIASMILSILNVVVRPVLILLTLPATILTLGLFLFVINAITLLMTAALMGDAFEIDGFGTALLASIVLSFFHLLVQKAIIEPLLQK
- a CDS encoding DUF4097 domain-containing protein, whose amino-acid sequence is MEEKKRILKMVQEGKLTVEEALTLLERLDEQKSNTGLLDLHHASESHSNAKQHSVKMDSLKEKLFDFLDATVKKVKEFDFPFANPMEVRHIFQQNNVALQEIDVHIANGNIKVVPWEQADVRVECEAKVYRLESPDAARRSFIEETLFFVQNGRFRFSVAKPFMKTNATIYVPQARYQDVHFRLFNGNVDIERLHANELHIKNVNGSITLQRLFAEKAELETANGSIILERSAVEEVEAETIHGEIKLNGNNRYARLRTFSGGITYATEREDGVITGKTVTGNIALRLPRDICLEGEMRTNLGSLICQHPNVSPVEEKQETAQKMIRFACENPSKQPLHIYADSKAGSVSLQMMEEGV
- a CDS encoding DUF4870 domain-containing protein, yielding MNSNKVLASLCYFSILFAGFVFPIIVYFVTDDQEVKKHAKKAFLSHCIPAATIAFFIILGISMGVTQQYNDISFLVGGGLVWIGFAIAGIVNLVIVVWNIVQGIRVLK
- the hprK gene encoding HPr(Ser) kinase/phosphatase; the protein is MPKVRTKDIIEKFQLELVSGAEGIYRPITTSDLSRPGIEMAGYFAYYPAERIQLLGRTELSFYETLSPEEKKVRMEQLCTDITPGIIVSRGLEVPPELMEASERQSVPVMRSTMKTTRLASRLTNYLESKLAPTTAVHGVLVDVYGVGVLITGKSGVGKSETALELVKRGHRLVADDCVEIRQEDEGMLVGSAPELIEHLLEIRGLGIINMMTLFGAGAVRTHKRISLVIDLELWDPNKQYDRLGLEEEKVKILDTELPKLTIPVRPGRNLAVIVEVAAMNFRLKRMGVNAAEEFSARLTDAIEDGEHDYE
- the uvrA gene encoding excinuclease ABC subunit UvrA, producing the protein MATDKIIVKGARAHNLKNINVEIPRDKLVVLTGLSGSGKSSLAFDTIYAEGQRRYVESLSAYARQFLGQMDKPDVDAIEGLSPAISIDQKTTSRNPRSTVGTVTEIYDYLRLLFARIGRPVCPEHGIEITSQTIEQMVDRLLAYPERTKMQILAPIVSGRKGTHAKTLEDIRKQGYVRVRVDGEMRELTENIELEKNKKHSIEVVVDRIIIKDGIASRLADSLETALKLADGKVLIDVIGQEELLFSEKHACPYCGFSIGELEPRLFSFNSPYGACPDCDGLGATLEVDPDLVIPNDELTLREHAIAPWEPQSSQYYPQLLEAVCNHYGIDMDVPVKDLPKEQLDKILYGSGGEKIYFRYQTDFGQIREQYIVFEGVIPNVERRYRETSSDYVREQMEKYMAQQPCPTCKGNRLKKESLAVLVGGKHIGEVTALSVTEALAFFENLQLSEKEQKIAHLILREIRERLGFLKNVGLDYLTLNRSAGTLSGGEAQRIRLATQIGSRLTGVLYVLDEPSIGLHQRDNDRLIATLKSMRDIGNTLIVVEHDEDTMLAADYLIDIGPGAGIHGGRVVAAGTPQEVMNNPDSLTGQYLSGKKFIPIPSERRKPDGRWIEIVGAKENNLKNVSVKIPLGTFVAVTGVSGSGKSTLVNEILYKALAQKLHRAKEKPGEHKTIKGLEHLDKVIDIDQSPIGRTPRSNPATYTGVFDDIREVFAATNEAKVRGYKKGRFSFNVKGGRCEACHGDGIIKIEMHFLPDVYVPCEVCHGKRYNRETLEVTYKGKNIAEVLEMTVEDALEFFGNIPKIKRKLQTLYDVGLGYMKLGQPATTLSGGEAQRVKLAAELHRRSTGRTLYILDEPTTGLHVDDIARLLKVLQRLVENGDTVLVIEHNLDVIKTADYIIDLGPEGGEQGGQIVATGTPEEVAEAENSYTGRYLKPILQRDRERMRALYETARA